The Fusarium keratoplasticum isolate Fu6.1 chromosome 8, whole genome shotgun sequence genome includes a region encoding these proteins:
- a CDS encoding CBM20 domain-containing protein yields MKYSQLLAIGFAASVDAHGYLTIPKSRTRLGAEAGIDSCPECTIREPVSAWPDVEAATVGRSGPCGFNARVNVDYNVPSSNWGNTPVATYKPGDVVDVQWCVDNNGDHGGMFSYRICQDQAIVDKLLTPGYTPTDEEKQAAEDCFQDGLLPCTDVSGQSCGFNPDCSSGQPCWRNDWFTCNAFGASSRRGCQGVDNAPLGSCYTSIAGGYPVSKKIKIPNYVSNHTLLSFRWNSFQTGQVYLTCADIAITGSGTGTPPPTTTENPGTGCSTVPVTFDHVVTTNVGQTVKVVGSIPALGNWSPSSAPALSASKYTSSNHLWTTTLNLPAGQSFQYKFVIVESNGAVKWESDPNRAYAVPSSCQAVTVSGTWR; encoded by the exons ATGAAGTATTCCCAGCTCCTTGCCATAGGCTTCGCCGCTTCAGTTGATGCCCACGGCTATCTAACCATTCCCAAGAGTCGCACTCGTCTAGGCGCAGAG GCCGGCATCGACTCTTGCCCTGAGTGCACCATTCGCGAGCCCGTGTCAGCATGGCCTGACGTAGAAGCCGCGACAGTCGGTAGAAGCGGCCCATGCGGCTTCAACGCCCGAGTCAACGTTGACTATAATGTGCCCTCGAGCAACTGGGGCAACACCCCAGTAGCCACGTACAAGCCTGGGGACGTCGTCGACGTGCAGTGGTGCGTTGACAACAACGGAGACCATGGCGGCATGTTTAGTTACCGCATCTGCCAGGACCAGGCCATCGTTGACAAACTTCTGACGCCCGGATACACTCCTaccgatgaggagaagcaggccgCCGAGGATTGTTTCCAGGATGGCCTGCTCCCCTGTACCGACGTCTCGGGGCAGTCTTGCGGCTTCAACCCGGATTGCTCATCTGGGCAACCCTGCTGGAGGAATGACTGGTTCACCTGCAATGCTTTTGGAGCATCGTCCCGCCGCGGTTGTCAGGGCGTCGACAACGCTCCTCTTGGATCGTGCTATACCTCTATCGCTGGAGGATATCCCGTCagcaagaagatcaagatccCAAATTACGTCTCGAACCACACACTTCTGTCGTTCCGTTGGAATTCATTCCAGACGGGTCAGGTTTACCTCACCTGCGCAGATATCGCCATCACCGGTAGCGGTACTGGAACACCCCCTCCTACTACGACCGAGAATCCTGGCACGGGCTGCAGCACAGTACCTGTCACCTTTGACCATGTCGTCACGACAAATGTGGGCCAAACAGTCAAGGTTGTGGGATCCATCCCCGCCCTTGGTAACTGGAGCCCATCCTCGGCGCCGGCACTCTCAGCTTCAAAGTATACCTCTAGCAATCATCTTTGGACCACGACTTTGAATCTTCCGGCCGGCCAGTCATTCCAGTACAAGTTTGTCATTGTTGAGTCGAATGGTGCGGTGAAGTGGGAGAGCGATCCTAACAGGGCTTATGCTGTTCCGAGCAGCTGCCAGGCCGTGACTGTCAGTGGAACATGGCGTTAG
- a CDS encoding Bifunctional dethiobiotin synthetase/adenosylmethionine-8-amino-7-oxononanoate aminotransferase has product MAPVPALLRRSLRVHQVYGANTDVGKTIFTTVLCNATTKHWKGEKTSFLKPVSTGAAHEADSCHIQKYSPLTANETLFQYDIPCSPHTAAKASGKPIPSDEAVLAKIHDHVSRRASEGPGWLFLETAGGVHSPGPFGTPQADLYAPLRSPVILVGDSKLGGISQTIAAYESLRIRGHNIETVLLFQDMQYENYQYLKDYFSKEGILVETIPGPPPRKPDETEETEQMTEYYASLNNGNIQQVLETLDKKGKDRIDRLESMSEKASKSIWYPFTQQKFVTADTISVIDSAHGDYFQVLNKNSDQLLQPAFDGSASWWSQGLGHANSRLTLAAAYAAGRYGHVMFAEAIHEPALALAEMLLKGAENPRFSRVFYSDNGSTGCEVAVKMALRAARLRYGWGPNDNVNILGLKGSYHGDTIGAMDCAEPCVYNEKIEWYEGKGYWFDYPTVQCVKGKWVVDVPESLHADLTGANLDSISDVFDLQSRLETEAYQKYARYIESVLKKLQSAGRKFGALMMEPVVLGAGGMILVDPLFQRALIDVVRRSPHLFGDASTPTDPLSWTGLPVIFDEVFTGLYRLGRFTSASFLGADADIAVNAKLLTGGLVPLCTTMASETVFDAFQSDDKSDALLHGHSYTAHAVGCQVAVESVGEMQKMEAQGVWKQAETDWDDSQAKTAWSVWSRDFVNKVSHSPQVLGVWALGSVLAISLRDEEVGYKSNAAKKLQAHLRQGTGEWNAHSRVLGNVFYVMASQKTSQQSIDELQGLLLGAL; this is encoded by the exons ATGGCGCCCGTGCCTGCTCTTTTGCGGCGATCCCTACGCGTCCACCAAGTCTACGGGGCGAATACCGACGTGGGCAAGACGATTTTTACCACGGTGCTTTGCAATGCCACGACCAAGCATTGGAAAGGTGAAAAGACGTCGTTTTTGAAGCCTGTGTCTACGGGAGCAGCCCATGAGGCCGACAGCTG TCACATTCAAAAATATTCTCCCTTGACGGCCAATGAGACATTGTTTCAGTACGATATCCCGTGTAGCCCACACACGGCTGCTAAAGCTTCTGGCAAG CCCATCCCCTCCGATGAAGCTGTCCTAGCAAAAATCCATGACCATGTTTCTCGGCGAGCTTCCGAAGGTCCAGGGTGGCTATTTCTAGAGACGGCGGGCGGTGTCCACTCTCCAGGTCCATTCGGCACGCCCCAGGCCGATCTTTATGCCCCCTTGCGTTCTCCAGTTATTCTGGTTGGGGACTCCAAGCTTGGGGGTATCTCTCAGACGATTGCCGCGTACGAGTCGTTGAGAATCCGTGGACACAACATTGAAACGGTTCTTCTTTTCCAGGACATGCAGTATGAGAATTATCAGTACCTGAAGGATTATTTTTCCAAGGAGGGCATCCTCGTGGAGACAATCCCGGGACCACCTCCTCGAAAGCCGGATGAAACCGAGGAAACCGAGCAAATGACCGAGTACTATGCGTCTCTCAACAATGGCAACATTCAACAAGTCCTTGAGACTTTAGacaagaaaggaaaagaccgCATCGACCGTCTAGAGTCGATGTCTGAAAAAGCCAGCAAGAGTATTTGGTATCCATTTACCCAGCAAAAATTTGTCACGGCAGACACCATTTCTGTCATTGACTCTGCCCATGGCGATTACTTTCAGGTCCTCAACAAGAATTCGGACCAGCTTTTGCAGCCTGCCTTTGATGGCTCTGCTTCTTGGTGGAGTCAAGGTCTTGGGCATGCCAATTCTCGACTGACGCTGGCTGCTGCGTATGCTGCTGGACGATATGGACATGTCATGTTTGCCGAGGCTATTCACGAGCCTGCTTTGGCTCTGGCCGAGATGCTTCTCAAGGGAGCTGAGAATCCCCGATTCTCCCGCGTCTTCTACTCTGACAATGGAAGTACTGGATGTGAGGttgctgtcaagatggcccTAAGAGCAGCAAGACTCCGATACGGATGGGGACCAAACGACAATGTCAACATCCTCGGCCTCAAAGGAAGCTATCACGGAGACACCATTGGAGCTATGGATTGCGCCGAACCTTGCGTCTACAACGAAAAGATTGAATGGTACGAAGGTAAAGGTTACTGGTTCGACTATCCCACTGTCCAATGCGTCAAAGGCAAATGGGTTGTCGACGTCCCTGAATCTCTTCATGCCGACTTGACTGGCGCAAACCTTGACTCCATCTCGGACGTTTTCGATCTACAGTCTAGACTCGAAACGGAAGCCTACCAAAAGTATGCACGATACATTGAGAGCGTCCTCAAAAAGCTCCAATCCGCCGGTCGCAAGTTTGGAGCCCTCATGATGGAACCTGTTGTCCTCGGCGCTGGAGGCATGATTCTAGT TGACCCCCTCTTCCAACGTGCCCTCATCGACGTTGTTCGCCGATCCCCTCATCTCTTCGGAGACGCGTCCACCCCAACAGACCCACTCTCATGGACCGGACTCCCggtcatctttgacgaggtTTTTACCGGCTTGTACCGGCTTGGCCGGTTTACCTCGGCTTCATTCCTCGGAGCCGATGCCGATATCGCCGTCAACGCTAAGCTCCTTACTGGAGGATTGGTCCCGCTCTGCACCACCATGGCATCTGAGACTGTGTTTGATGCATTCCAGAGTGATGACAAGAGTGATGCACTTCTTCATGGACACAGTTACACTGCACACGCTGTGGGATGTCAGGTGGCTGTTGAATCTGTTGGGGAAATGCAAAAAATGGAGGCCCAAGGTGTGTGGAAACAAGCAGAAACTGATTGGGATGACTCTCAGGCAAAGACGGCTTGGTCTGTTTGGTCCCGTGACTTTGTCAACAAGGTGTCACACAGCCCTCAAGTTCTTGGAGTTTGGGCTCTTGGCAGTGTCTTGGCCATCAGTCTCCGCGATGAAGAAGTGGGATACAAGAGTAACGCGGCCAAGAAACTTCAGGCTCATCTTCGACAAGGTACTGGGGAGTGGAACGCTCACAGCAGAGTCCTGGGCAACGTGTTTTATGTCATGGCCAGTCAAAAGACAAGTCAGCAGAGCATTGACGAGTTACAGGGTCTGTTGCTTGGAGCTCTTTAA